One genomic window of Sphingobacterium oryzagri includes the following:
- a CDS encoding helix-turn-helix transcriptional regulator: MHQKIQEVPGLPINDYYVFDKVKNELVDTNNVFNLTKREQHIFDLIRDGLSSNEIADKLNLSRHTVDTHRKNILKRTNTKNFFALQMKFNSVNESMTSLAR; encoded by the coding sequence ATGCATCAAAAAATTCAGGAAGTGCCGGGATTGCCCATCAACGACTATTATGTTTTTGATAAGGTAAAAAATGAATTGGTTGACACGAATAATGTGTTTAATCTGACGAAAAGGGAACAGCATATTTTTGACCTCATTCGCGACGGATTAAGCAGTAACGAAATAGCCGATAAGTTAAACCTCAGTCGACACACGGTGGATACGCACCGAAAGAATATCCTGAAGCGCACCAACACGAAAAATTTCTTTGCGCTGCAAATGAAATTCAACAGCGTGAACGAATCGATGACGAGTTTAGCGCGTTGA
- a CDS encoding DUF4374 domain-containing protein, giving the protein MNVYANLMKSSMLWGAAVFFAVGCSKSPGGGTEEPEAEGGSKYFISATSADGSYLLTTDNLTSGQISIRGNGIEVASDYTWVYNNQQSTATGLIYAQGDPGVGLAYGLNANGQLVKKGSDFQITSRFTTYGDFDKYIVTSVGAIRSTAGDTVSSFTFIDLANNNNLATRTIRTSNFTGNGDYAVFSGIVDGGNGDFYTSALLSSASAAPATNGLGRITYPDSVWVALFDADLRVKRIFRDNRISYSTGRMRSRLFSQITKGPNNDVYVFSGAFESTTTKPAGVIRIRNGATSFDPDFYVNIQQLSGGYKFRRVWYISDNYFLLEFYNTTGNPTALSVATNYAVLNTANRSLSWLSASAGFPALGTISSVGDPLIENGKAYIPITTTSEHPTVYVLDPATSQVQKGLVIEATDVNALLRFTY; this is encoded by the coding sequence ATGAACGTTTATGCTAACTTAATGAAATCATCCATGCTGTGGGGCGCAGCGGTATTCTTCGCGGTAGGCTGTAGTAAAAGTCCCGGTGGAGGAACGGAAGAACCGGAAGCCGAAGGTGGATCTAAATATTTTATCTCTGCTACATCCGCAGATGGAAGTTACTTACTAACGACCGACAATCTGACATCAGGACAAATTTCGATCAGAGGTAACGGAATTGAAGTCGCTAGCGATTACACCTGGGTGTATAATAACCAACAATCGACAGCAACAGGATTAATTTATGCACAAGGCGATCCTGGCGTGGGCTTGGCTTACGGGCTTAACGCAAATGGCCAATTGGTAAAAAAAGGATCTGACTTTCAAATAACCTCGAGATTTACAACGTACGGTGATTTTGACAAATACATTGTGACATCCGTGGGCGCTATTCGCTCAACCGCAGGCGACACCGTATCTTCTTTTACCTTTATTGACCTTGCTAATAATAACAACCTTGCAACCAGAACGATAAGAACGTCTAACTTCACGGGCAACGGTGATTATGCGGTCTTTTCGGGTATCGTTGATGGTGGTAACGGCGATTTTTACACTTCAGCACTTCTTTCCAGCGCATCCGCTGCACCGGCTACAAACGGTTTGGGAAGAATTACTTATCCAGATAGTGTATGGGTGGCTTTGTTTGACGCTGATCTCCGCGTTAAACGTATTTTCCGCGACAACAGAATAAGCTATTCCACAGGCAGAATGCGATCACGACTGTTTTCGCAGATCACTAAAGGGCCAAACAACGATGTGTATGTGTTTTCTGGTGCCTTTGAAAGCACCACAACAAAACCTGCCGGCGTTATCCGCATTAGAAATGGCGCGACAAGCTTTGACCCAGATTTCTATGTCAACATTCAACAATTGTCTGGCGGCTATAAGTTTAGACGTGTTTGGTACATCAGCGACAACTACTTCCTCCTGGAGTTTTACAACACAACGGGTAACCCAACTGCTTTAAGCGTAGCAACAAATTATGCTGTGTTGAACACAGCTAACCGAAGCCTCAGTTGGTTGAGCGCTAGCGCGGGATTTCCTGCTTTGGGTACCATTTCATCAGTTGGCGATCCGTTAATCGAAAATGGAAAGGCTTATATTCCTATAACCACCACCAGCGAACATCCGACGGTTTATGTGCTTGATCCAGCAACTTCGCAAGTTCAGAAAGGCCTTGTTATAGAAGCTACTGATGTAAACGCGCTATTGCGGTTTACATATTAA
- a CDS encoding TonB-dependent receptor plug domain-containing protein yields the protein MNKFLCVVIIWVAATLHVCAQNTAGILIGKVIQANGMPLEGATIAVAHSKRQTVTDEHGKYVIRLPLGEHVIACSYVGFKTVHKTVKLVRPGKHFADFTIDASAERKIDDVEVSSKTAITNVRESPYNVVALDAKSFYNTNLDLAHLLDKASGVNIRESGGVGSDLSVSLNGFTGRYVKIFMDGVPMQGFGSAFQLNNIPVNIADRIEVYKGVVPIEFGTDAIGGVINIVTNQTANTYVDASYSYGSFNTHRTNVSFGHTTKKGFTFQLNAFQNYSDNSYRVKTRILDVATGNYSMEDQWVRRFHDTYHNETIMAKVGFVNKPWADRLLFGLTLGQEQADIQHANIMQVAFGKRERNGHSVLPSISYEKKNLFIKNLNLNVNGNYNRNYNQNIDTAAAQYSWNGDYRVTNTIGESAESMAEFYNNNGSVTANLGYTYKEKHRFRLNNVFTGYERRNADERAFATDLASASDTMVRRSFKNILGFEYQLQYNKNWVTSMFLKSYAQDVTGPVDTSSVASRSSFAQQDRAFSAMGYGIASTYLFRDFQIKASFEKAYRLPTDNELFGDEVLEVGNSTLRAENSLNYNLGVAYHAQIRNDHNVYADVSFLYRDTRDYIRRIASQAVFGASAGTASSENHGRVANMGVNVELRYNYKNKLDMGGTFTYQNLRDRERFSSSFSTLPSLTYNDRVPNVPYAFGNFDANYNFSNMLKMNDVLTVGYALNYIHEFFLRWEGNGADKHVVPGQLSHDANVTYVFAGGKYNLAFEARNFSNELLYDNFSLQKPGRAFSVKFRYYFMKKH from the coding sequence ATGAATAAATTTTTATGCGTTGTAATTATTTGGGTGGCTGCTACACTACATGTTTGCGCGCAAAATACAGCTGGTATACTGATTGGGAAAGTAATCCAGGCAAACGGAATGCCATTAGAAGGTGCTACCATTGCTGTGGCGCACAGTAAACGCCAGACAGTAACCGATGAACATGGTAAATACGTTATCAGGCTGCCATTAGGCGAACACGTGATCGCCTGTTCTTATGTCGGTTTTAAAACGGTACACAAAACCGTGAAGCTCGTTAGACCAGGAAAGCATTTCGCTGATTTTACCATCGATGCATCGGCAGAGCGAAAAATCGACGATGTGGAAGTAAGCAGCAAAACGGCGATTACAAATGTACGTGAATCGCCTTACAATGTGGTTGCGCTTGACGCCAAATCTTTCTATAACACAAATTTAGATTTGGCCCACCTGCTGGATAAAGCCTCCGGCGTTAACATCCGCGAATCGGGCGGCGTAGGATCGGATTTATCCGTATCGCTAAATGGCTTTACCGGCCGATATGTAAAGATTTTTATGGATGGTGTGCCGATGCAAGGGTTTGGATCTGCTTTCCAGCTCAACAATATTCCCGTTAATATCGCCGACCGAATTGAGGTCTATAAAGGTGTCGTGCCTATCGAGTTTGGAACGGATGCGATTGGTGGCGTGATCAACATTGTGACCAATCAAACCGCCAATACTTATGTGGACGCTTCGTATTCCTATGGATCGTTTAACACGCACCGAACGAATGTAAGTTTCGGACATACAACAAAAAAAGGCTTTACCTTTCAGCTCAATGCTTTCCAGAATTATTCGGATAATAGCTATCGCGTGAAGACCAGGATATTGGATGTGGCGACCGGAAATTATTCTATGGAAGATCAGTGGGTGAGAAGATTTCACGATACGTATCATAACGAAACGATCATGGCCAAGGTTGGTTTTGTAAACAAGCCCTGGGCAGACCGCTTATTGTTTGGACTAACCTTAGGACAAGAGCAGGCTGATATCCAACATGCCAATATTATGCAGGTTGCTTTTGGCAAGCGTGAGCGAAACGGGCATAGTGTCTTACCGTCGATTAGCTACGAAAAGAAAAATCTGTTTATCAAAAATTTGAACCTCAATGTCAACGGAAACTACAACCGAAACTACAACCAGAATATTGATACGGCTGCCGCACAATACAGCTGGAACGGAGATTATCGCGTCACAAACACGATAGGCGAATCGGCAGAAAGCATGGCCGAGTTTTACAATAATAATGGCTCAGTGACCGCCAATCTCGGCTATACCTACAAAGAAAAACATCGTTTTAGACTGAATAATGTCTTCACCGGCTATGAACGAAGAAACGCCGACGAACGCGCTTTTGCAACAGATCTGGCTTCTGCTTCCGATACGATGGTGCGCCGGAGTTTCAAGAATATCCTCGGCTTCGAATATCAGCTCCAATACAATAAAAACTGGGTCACATCGATGTTTTTAAAATCATACGCACAAGATGTAACGGGGCCTGTAGATACCTCATCGGTCGCCAGCCGTTCGTCGTTTGCACAGCAAGATCGCGCATTTAGTGCAATGGGCTACGGCATAGCAAGCACCTATCTTTTCCGCGATTTCCAAATTAAAGCATCTTTTGAAAAAGCCTACCGACTACCGACAGACAACGAACTCTTTGGAGACGAAGTGCTGGAAGTTGGAAATTCGACCTTGCGCGCAGAAAATAGCTTAAACTACAATTTAGGTGTTGCTTACCATGCGCAGATTAGAAACGACCACAATGTATATGCCGATGTCAGTTTTCTGTATCGCGATACCCGCGATTACATACGCCGCATCGCCAGCCAGGCGGTATTTGGCGCGAGCGCCGGTACAGCTTCCAGTGAAAACCATGGTCGGGTAGCCAATATGGGGGTCAACGTAGAATTACGCTATAATTATAAAAATAAGCTCGATATGGGCGGAACATTTACGTATCAAAACCTTCGCGACAGGGAGCGGTTTTCCAGTTCTTTTTCTACGTTGCCCAGCCTGACCTACAACGATCGCGTGCCGAATGTGCCATACGCCTTCGGTAATTTCGACGCCAATTACAACTTCAGCAATATGTTAAAAATGAACGATGTATTGACCGTAGGTTACGCCTTAAACTATATACACGAATTCTTTTTGCGCTGGGAGGGCAACGGTGCAGACAAACACGTTGTGCCCGGACAATTATCACATGATGCGAATGTGACCTACGTATTTGCCGGCGGAAAGTACAATCTGGCGTTCGAAGCGCGCAATTTCAGCAATGAGCTTTTGTATGACAACTTCAGTTTGCAAAAGCCTGGAAGAGCTTTCTCCGTCAAATTCAGGTACTATTTTATGAAAAAGCATTAA
- a CDS encoding helix-turn-helix transcriptional regulator, with protein MHGKSKLTGHVWSIFDLDFKRVVNQTDYINEHVLVKQEANSIELCRKMLYKNGLCIIDLSMYLHEGATDTFHIEGEHIIYTFFINGNSYATNQDGSGSYDITIGMGHRRYTGDFNIHVDMKPDNDVRYFAIFMTKAYYLNLLDNEKWATQDALFRSVKKNEMMKSRAEYFNINHAMINLLFNMDSQASTIDNRTHFIELKLKQLFLSVQDSLLHGITSFTELREDVHVLQKLHAYLTVNYVAPPTLKELARQFFLNEKKMTSTFKAKYGLTIHGYVTKLRMEKAQSLLLEGKPIKVITLDLGYQSISHFIKTFKSYYGFTPTLVKKRVHTMKSVIPLLLFVLPDHALALSSLPF; from the coding sequence ATGCATGGTAAGTCAAAATTAACGGGGCACGTTTGGTCAATTTTCGATTTAGATTTTAAAAGAGTTGTTAATCAAACAGATTATATCAACGAGCATGTTTTAGTTAAGCAGGAGGCGAACTCGATTGAACTCTGTCGAAAAATGCTTTACAAAAATGGTTTATGTATTATTGATCTGTCGATGTACCTGCACGAGGGCGCAACGGACACCTTTCATATCGAAGGAGAGCATATTATTTACACGTTTTTTATAAACGGCAACTCCTATGCCACGAATCAAGACGGATCGGGCAGCTACGACATTACGATCGGCATGGGGCATCGACGGTATACGGGTGATTTTAATATACACGTGGACATGAAACCCGATAACGATGTTCGCTACTTTGCCATCTTTATGACGAAAGCATATTATCTTAATTTGCTTGATAATGAAAAATGGGCAACGCAGGATGCGCTGTTTCGTTCGGTTAAAAAAAACGAAATGATGAAGTCTCGAGCAGAATACTTCAATATTAACCACGCGATGATTAACCTCCTCTTTAACATGGATAGTCAGGCGTCGACCATCGATAATAGGACGCACTTTATCGAGTTAAAACTAAAACAGCTATTTTTATCCGTGCAAGACAGCCTGCTGCACGGCATAACCTCATTCACGGAACTACGGGAAGATGTGCACGTATTACAAAAACTACATGCCTATCTGACGGTTAACTATGTCGCTCCGCCGACGTTGAAAGAGCTGGCACGTCAATTCTTTTTAAATGAAAAGAAAATGACCAGCACGTTTAAAGCAAAATATGGCTTAACAATTCATGGTTACGTCACGAAACTACGTATGGAAAAGGCACAAAGCCTGTTGCTGGAAGGCAAACCGATCAAAGTCATTACGCTGGATTTGGGTTATCAAAGTATCTCACATTTTATAAAAACATTCAAATCATATTACGGATTCACGCCAACATTGGTCAAGAAACGCGTCCACACGATGAAATCCGTGATACCCTTGCTGCTATTCGTGCTACCGGATCATGCGCTCGCGTTATCCAGTTTGCCGTTTTAA
- a CDS encoding transcriptional repressor: MYERIISAMQEKGIIISQKRIWIVEAICRAGNVCDVEEFWLSLRKRHPISWATTYNTLRVLHDYGILEKEVSGSKSIAYYVNDEAKD; this comes from the coding sequence ATGTACGAACGCATTATCTCGGCCATGCAAGAAAAAGGAATCATCATTAGCCAAAAGCGCATTTGGATTGTTGAAGCAATTTGTCGTGCTGGAAATGTTTGTGATGTAGAAGAATTTTGGCTTTCTCTACGGAAGAGGCATCCTATCTCCTGGGCGACGACGTACAATACACTTCGCGTATTACACGATTATGGAATTTTAGAAAAAGAGGTTTCCGGCTCTAAATCGATCGCGTATTACGTCAATGACGAAGCGAAGGATTAA
- a CDS encoding chemotaxis protein CheB, whose amino-acid sequence MANKQYPAPKYVVGVGASAGGLEAIHDLFDRIPAEIDAAFVLIQHLSSDHKSLLVELVSKHTHMKVLEATENQQVERSCVYVIPNDKLITIRNGRLRLSLKGEKVPNNAIDNFFVSLAKNSGSQAIAIVLSGTGSDGTLGIEAIKEHGGMVIAQDPQTARFDSMPVNAIKSGNVDYAVPVSMMYEKLADYISLAPVRALENGEVEEKVVNEVFELVHQRTDHDFSLYKTPTIYRRIGRRMKALNIGTVDAYLETLKNSEQEVETLGKEFLIGVTRFFRDQAAFKILETKVIPAIIDSKIDKDVVKIWVCACSTGEEVYSVAILVDRYVKQAGKELDIKIFASDIDEASLEIASRNSYPESFKKDIPEDLFNEYFIQDGQSISVVPHIRKQVVFAKHNVIKTPPFIKNDLICCRNMLIYMNSLLQQNILNTFHFSLNPNGFLFLGPSETVNPIKDGVKEINSKWKIFQKTGNIPRTTEFVGTERSGIKRQFPITLPKKPKKTSEELFQQYVVEQYGLVGVFIDKNFEIKDTVGNYKRFLSLPDKRLEVNLLKMVPKEISYLLNNTIRAVWKENISKSLKRLKIKHGADDIVVNIEVSPANADLEKPFTLIVFRQVDTDLDAISAAPPIATDEHQTSYLFELESELSEVRSNLQIAIEEMDTTNEELQSSNEELLSANEELQSSNEELQSLNEELHTLNAEHQQKIKELIELNDDLNNYFKSADIAQIFVDASGRIRKFNPAAVDMVNLIEADIGRPINHISNNIHYDHFLKDIDESLKTANAIPEREIELKNGRLCLLRILPYVRIDGQIDGVIITFVDITTLSELSNIIVGVFKTSLSAVLVFTPVRNARREIVDFKCFTANNTAESIAEVQHGNMVNLLLRKQLPALYSDKLFEQLKDIVGTEENLQTEILLDNQQWYIVTATNIGDFVAVTYTDVSERKKSEQSLKKNYNELVNVRESLKTLNTELETRVRERTLSLTKSEDRFNLVSQATNDTIWDWDLVNNTIWRSQNFTSMFGYESTEETQTTSFWYEKIHPDDIKRVRNSVFTAINEQKEVWQAEYRFAKMDGDYAEILDRGSIQHDKNGVAYRMVGSVVDVTDIKQAERRKQELQDFILRQQKEFYELFAHVPALISIRRGKALTYEYTNAAFKDFYADFDLIGVATADAHEKRVDRALYKADEEILRSGIATSGKAFKVQKYDSHGKEIGYAWLDYLFTPIFDDREQIDGIAFFGFEVTELVKAQLSTRQLMNRKDEFMSIASHELKTPITSLKGMLQIGLKSISQGRPTPMIGDFLAKSLKQTDKLTFLVNDLLDVTKIHAGKMQLNYTEFNLYELLTDVIFNFENEDTSHRIELRSATSLPISADRHRIEQVITNFLSNAIKYSPGQQDVIVDVESIDDNHVRIAVTDFGIGISPDKKDMVFDRFFRVEESIKFSGLGLGLFICKDIIERHAGKVGVESEEGVGSTFWFSLPTERTS is encoded by the coding sequence ATGGCAAATAAACAATATCCAGCTCCAAAGTATGTGGTAGGTGTGGGGGCATCGGCGGGTGGACTGGAAGCAATCCACGATCTTTTTGATCGCATTCCGGCTGAAATTGATGCCGCATTTGTGCTCATCCAACATCTTTCTTCTGATCATAAAAGCCTGTTAGTAGAATTGGTGTCTAAGCACACGCACATGAAAGTGCTCGAAGCGACCGAAAACCAACAGGTTGAACGCTCTTGCGTTTATGTCATACCCAACGATAAACTTATTACGATACGTAATGGGCGTTTGCGCTTGAGTCTCAAAGGCGAAAAAGTGCCGAACAATGCCATCGATAACTTTTTTGTGAGTTTGGCAAAAAATAGTGGAAGCCAGGCAATTGCCATCGTATTGTCTGGAACTGGAAGCGACGGAACTCTGGGCATTGAGGCGATTAAAGAGCACGGCGGGATGGTTATTGCGCAAGATCCGCAAACGGCGAGATTTGACAGCATGCCGGTCAATGCCATTAAATCTGGCAATGTGGATTATGCCGTACCCGTATCCATGATGTATGAAAAGCTGGCAGATTACATCAGCCTGGCGCCCGTGCGTGCACTTGAAAATGGTGAAGTGGAAGAAAAAGTGGTCAATGAGGTTTTTGAATTGGTTCACCAACGCACCGACCACGATTTTTCGCTCTACAAAACGCCCACCATCTATCGTCGCATCGGGCGGCGCATGAAAGCCTTAAATATAGGAACGGTTGACGCCTACCTGGAAACGCTTAAAAACAGCGAGCAGGAAGTGGAAACCCTCGGAAAAGAGTTTTTAATAGGTGTGACACGTTTTTTTCGCGATCAGGCCGCTTTTAAAATATTAGAAACGAAGGTTATTCCAGCCATTATCGACAGCAAAATCGATAAAGATGTGGTAAAAATTTGGGTTTGCGCGTGCAGCACCGGAGAAGAAGTGTATTCCGTAGCCATTTTAGTAGATCGTTACGTCAAACAGGCAGGCAAAGAACTCGATATCAAGATTTTCGCATCGGATATCGATGAAGCTAGTCTGGAAATTGCATCCAGAAACAGCTACCCCGAGTCGTTTAAAAAAGATATCCCAGAAGATCTTTTTAACGAATATTTTATCCAGGATGGGCAAAGTATCTCTGTTGTTCCACATATCAGAAAGCAAGTAGTGTTTGCCAAACACAACGTGATTAAAACGCCGCCGTTTATCAAAAACGACCTGATTTGCTGTCGTAATATGCTGATCTATATGAACAGCCTGTTGCAGCAAAACATCTTAAATACGTTTCACTTTTCGCTCAATCCCAACGGCTTTTTGTTCCTGGGGCCTAGCGAAACTGTTAATCCGATCAAGGATGGTGTGAAAGAGATCAACAGTAAATGGAAGATTTTTCAAAAAACGGGTAACATACCCAGAACGACAGAGTTTGTAGGAACCGAACGCTCTGGTATAAAGCGTCAATTCCCGATAACCTTACCGAAAAAGCCAAAGAAAACATCGGAAGAGCTCTTTCAACAATATGTGGTTGAGCAATATGGCTTAGTAGGTGTATTTATCGACAAAAATTTCGAGATCAAAGACACAGTAGGTAACTACAAGCGATTTCTCTCGCTGCCAGACAAAAGGTTGGAAGTCAACTTGCTCAAGATGGTGCCCAAGGAGATTTCATACCTGTTAAACAACACCATTCGTGCTGTATGGAAAGAGAATATAAGTAAATCGCTTAAACGGCTAAAAATTAAGCATGGTGCAGACGATATTGTTGTCAATATTGAGGTAAGTCCGGCGAATGCCGATCTTGAAAAACCATTTACGCTGATCGTCTTTAGACAAGTCGATACAGACCTGGATGCGATTAGCGCGGCACCGCCGATTGCAACGGATGAACACCAGACGAGTTATCTTTTCGAATTGGAAAGCGAATTGAGCGAGGTGCGTAGCAACCTGCAAATTGCGATCGAGGAGATGGATACGACGAATGAAGAATTGCAATCGAGTAATGAGGAATTGCTCTCGGCCAACGAAGAGCTCCAATCAAGCAATGAAGAGTTGCAGTCGCTTAACGAAGAGCTGCACACCCTTAATGCGGAGCACCAGCAAAAGATTAAAGAGCTTATCGAACTCAATGACGATCTTAACAACTACTTTAAAAGTGCCGATATTGCGCAGATATTCGTCGATGCCAGTGGCAGAATACGGAAATTTAATCCAGCAGCGGTAGATATGGTCAATCTGATTGAGGCGGATATAGGCCGGCCGATCAATCATATCTCCAACAATATTCATTACGATCATTTTTTGAAAGACATTGACGAGTCGCTCAAAACCGCGAATGCTATCCCGGAACGTGAGATTGAGCTGAAAAATGGTCGCCTTTGCTTGCTCCGTATACTGCCTTACGTGCGGATTGATGGTCAAATCGATGGCGTCATCATCACGTTTGTAGATATCACCACGCTTAGTGAACTCAGCAATATTATTGTCGGTGTTTTTAAAACCAGTTTAAGCGCCGTTCTGGTGTTTACGCCGGTACGCAATGCACGTCGTGAGATTGTCGATTTCAAGTGTTTTACGGCAAATAATACGGCCGAAAGCATTGCCGAAGTACAACATGGCAATATGGTAAATCTGCTCTTGCGCAAGCAGCTGCCTGCGCTTTACAGTGACAAATTGTTTGAACAACTGAAAGATATCGTTGGCACCGAAGAGAATCTTCAAACGGAAATTCTACTCGATAACCAACAATGGTATATCGTTACAGCCACAAACATCGGCGATTTTGTAGCGGTAACCTATACCGATGTTTCGGAGCGGAAAAAGAGCGAGCAGAGCTTGAAAAAGAATTACAACGAGTTGGTCAACGTACGGGAATCTTTAAAAACCTTAAACACCGAACTGGAAACTCGTGTACGCGAGCGCACGCTGAGCTTAACCAAAAGCGAAGACCGCTTTAACCTGGTTTCGCAGGCCACGAACGACACCATATGGGATTGGGATTTGGTTAACAATACCATTTGGCGCAGTCAAAACTTCACATCAATGTTTGGCTACGAAAGTACGGAAGAAACACAGACCACCAGTTTTTGGTACGAAAAGATTCATCCAGACGACATCAAGCGGGTTCGTAATAGCGTGTTTACAGCAATCAACGAGCAGAAAGAAGTCTGGCAAGCAGAATATCGCTTTGCAAAAATGGATGGCGATTATGCGGAGATATTAGATCGTGGTAGTATACAGCATGACAAAAATGGCGTAGCCTACCGCATGGTGGGATCCGTGGTTGACGTGACCGATATTAAGCAGGCTGAGCGTAGAAAACAAGAGCTTCAGGACTTTATCTTGCGGCAGCAGAAGGAGTTTTACGAGTTGTTTGCCCATGTGCCGGCGTTGATATCCATTCGTCGCGGCAAGGCGCTCACGTATGAATATACAAACGCCGCTTTCAAAGACTTTTATGCCGATTTTGACCTAATTGGCGTAGCGACGGCCGATGCACACGAAAAACGTGTAGATCGTGCGCTTTACAAGGCGGACGAAGAAATACTGCGTAGCGGTATAGCGACATCTGGAAAAGCATTTAAGGTGCAGAAATATGATAGCCACGGCAAAGAAATCGGCTATGCGTGGTTAGATTATCTATTTACACCAATTTTTGACGATCGGGAGCAAATAGATGGTATCGCTTTCTTCGGATTTGAAGTAACCGAGTTGGTTAAAGCACAACTGTCGACGCGACAACTTATGAATAGGAAAGACGAGTTTATGAGTATCGCCAGCCATGAATTGAAAACGCCGATTACCAGTCTAAAAGGCATGTTGCAAATTGGTCTGAAATCCATTTCGCAAGGACGACCAACGCCGATGATTGGCGATTTCCTGGCGAAAAGCTTGAAACAAACCGATAAGCTAACCTTCCTGGTGAATGATCTGCTGGACGTAACCAAGATTCATGCGGGCAAAATGCAATTAAATTACACAGAATTTAATCTGTATGAGCTTCTGACCGATGTGATCTTTAATTTTGAAAATGAAGACACCTCACATCGTATCGAATTGCGCTCGGCAACCAGCTTGCCTATTTCAGCAGACCGACACCGCATAGAGCAGGTGATTACAAACTTCCTGTCCAATGCCATTAAGTATTCTCCAGGTCAACAAGATGTGATCGTTGATGTGGAAAGCATAGACGACAATCACGTGCGCATTGCAGTTACCGATTTCGGTATCGGTATTTCTCCAGACAAAAAAGATATGGTCTTTGATCGTTTTTTCCGCGTGGAAGAGTCTATTAAATTTTCCGGTTTAGGATTAGGACTGTTTATTTGTAAAGATATTATCGAGCGGCATGCCGGAAAAGTAGGTGTAGAAAGCGAAGAGGGGGTAGGATCTACTTTCTGGTTCAGTCTTCCGACCGAGCGGACATCATAA